GCAAAAACTGTACCATAATTTTTGTTTCTTAAGTATAAATTGTGCTAAAAACACTTTTTCGAGGTCGCTTCAGCCAATGTGCTTGCTTGCTAGAGCGgacatattgagcgttgcatttcAATTCATAGTAATGTCAGTGGtgcattttgtttacatatttgtatacatttttgtttattttgaaggtCCGAATGTAATGGAATTGTTATTTAGACCTTAGTACAcacaatattattttttgttcttgtttCCCACTggtaattagaaaaaaataaacacgaATTTGCAAGCATTAGAACAAAACCTTCACACCAAAGGTGCTTCATTATGTATTCACACTTTGTAAAACCATCTAAAGTTATATGTCACATTTTCACCTCTTTGATAATCTTGGTAACGTTTAATTGCTTTAATTTATACATGTCAACTCCAACTAGTTTCTCATCATCTCAGCATGAGCGCGAGTAACCCTTAGTCAAGACCTCCTCCCTTCTCCCCATTGTCATAACATCACCTACATTATATTCATTTCCTACAGAAATAAAGCGATGACTGGTTCCACTGATGCTCAACTATTGTAGATGACAAGGAGAGCCGACAATGATCTAGTCATTACAAGATAGCAAACATTTCCCAGATAAAGGCACATTAATTGAAGCATTCCAAAAGCGATTGTGCCTTTGTGGCACATTGTAAGTGGTTCGTCCGTATAAATCACAGGCAGAGAATGGCATTGTCAAACCAAATGCAGTTTCCACAGAGTCCCGCCTAAGATTGTCTGTGAATATGAATGAGATGAATAATGCTATACGCGGCTATGATACCTCTCCATAGAGTTATGAGCTGAATGATTTTGCTTGAAATACGACTTCTTAAAGCTGCAACGTGTTACTTTTTATTCTCTATCGCcatttctgtttgaaacataaaattgttattttatgtgcAGCGTCAAAATGATATTTCCCACACATGTTAATTGGTAAGGATTGTTCTACactgattttttatgtaattgcTCAACAACTGTTTATTTTTAGcgaaaaaagttacagattgcagctttcaGAATAAGCAAGGGATTTTAAAGCCAGAAAAAATACTCTACCCAAATATTCAAACGTGAATGCTTGGCCAATGAATTGTCAGCACACAGTCGCATTATTATGGCATTAAGTTAATTCCAGAATAATATGAAGTACATTTGAAGTATATGAGATCATGTGGCATTTCATTTGTCAGTTTTAATTTCAGAATACCGTTACGCAGAAGTTTAGTAGACAGTCTAAATGGCATTAAGTCACCAAAGTATGGACTCGGAGGAAGACCATGGAGACTTTTTTGGGACCAGTTTACACCTGTTTTGTTGTAAATTATAAATTGTTTTGAAATGCTGTGGTAGACATTGgcattcacatttttttgtagAGTATATTTCTGGCTTTTGTTTTCATGATGTGCGTCAATGAATTTGTTAAAGAGCGTGGTTGAtgctgtttttctgtctttggtcTCATCTAAGTTTGCCAAATCTTGAAGAAACTTTAACGAATGATTTAACGTGATAAATAGTGTGATTTAAAATGAGATGATATCTTATGGAGACGTGCCCAAGCAGGGCTCTGTATCACTGTGTAGAACTTAAAAAGAACACTGCGGTTCACTCTGTACagttacaaatataaatatgacaCTATGTATTATGAACTAGTCAcacgacaaaacaaaaaatctgtaaGTGAGCTACTATTTTTATGAAATGCAACTCAATGAATATATACTTACTTTTGCAGAGCTCTTGTTTACTGTATGATATTTACTGAAATACTGTCAAATAAAACCTTGACATGGTGTAAAGTATTCAAGTTAAATGCAAGTGTTTTGTTCAATTGCAGGTCTACACTGATTTTCTTCTGCTTGACTTACTTTATGATTATGCAACCaggggccggattcacaaaacattcttaagaagaaaattcttCTGAACTACCATATTGTTTCTTAAAttctaatttaagaaaaaagttaggaaTGTTATGTATTCCTGAAAAAAACTTCTTAAGACAGTTCTTAAATTTTTTCTCAAGATTGATGTTaggaaaaaaaatgaacaagaaTCCAAATTCGTGAAACAAAAGCTGtcgtaaataattaaaaaaaatttttttaaatgaagacaGCCTCACGGTTGTCTTAAACTCAAAAGGTTatgggggcggtttcccggacagggattagcttaaaccaggactaagccttagttaaattgggatatttaaattgttttaagaaACATACcttacaaataaaacattactggtgatAACATTTAAgatagtctgggactagtcttaaatcctgtctgggaaactgccccaATATGTTTAATACATGTAGTTGGTTGTTTCACATGTGATGTGAATTGTATTGAGCCAGAATCATAATTTTGAAATTTACTTGCCATTAAGgaatatgtatacagtatatatatatataaataaatatttgagaactttttaagaaatgtttgagaattgCACTTGCATTCTTATgaacttcctataatttatcttaagaattcaatcatttatttagtCTCATTGTCATCATTATTTTTGTCAATTATTTTGTCTTAAAAACAATTTCATGAATCCGGCCCCAGATTCTTTTCCAGGATCTGTTATTTGAAAGGAAATGAAGTGTACGGTGGGTAGAGGTGATATAATTAAATGTTCATTAAGAAAAAGACATACCTGAAACAAACTCCGTGGAACTCCAAAAATTGGTTtctaaaaagtgctgggttatttttcacccagcattgggtcaaaagggGACGacgaacccaaccgttgggttgtaaattaaGTTTTAACCCATGCGGGGTTGTTTCAATCCAAAATGCTGATttgtttcaacccattgttgggtcaaatataaaccatttgctgggttaatttaacccaatggagatagttcacccaaaaatgaaaattcagtcatcatttactcaccctcttgtcatttcaaacctgtatgactttctaacgcagaacacaagaagatatttagaagaaagttggtaaccgaaccgaatggaccccattcactgttattgtatggacacaaaaccaatgcaagtgaatggggtccagttaacaacactcttccaaatatcttctgttgtgttctgcagaagaaagagagtcatacaggtttgaaatgaccaagaaatgatgacagaatttttattttttgggtgaactatcgctttaagctTGCAATGCAAATTACAGTGATAGTGCTTATTTCAGGTTATTCATGCCAATTATGGGCTTAGATTATAATATGCATTCTAAACTCCTGGCCAAACTGGCAATAAATTGTACAGAtctgttattttatatataacagTTATTTTACAGGTACCAATGGCCTattaacttctattgtatggacagaaaaccaaGGTAGGTCAATGAgaaccaccgttgttcggttaccaacatccttcaaaatatcgtcttttgtgtactgcagaagagaaactcatacaggtttcaaatgacaagagggtgagtaaatgatgacagaattttattttggggtcaACTATACCTTCTTCTGCTAGTTTAGCTTTCTATTAACAATCCAGTCATACAGATCAGTGGATATTCGTTCAAGTTCAACTGAACCTATTTCTCATTTGTTAGTATAGCTCTGCCGTAAGATTTTTTTAGATCACATAGGGAAAAGCCTACATTTTCTGTAGCTATGCAGCTtatataaaacagaaaatgctTAATGTGATGTTAAAAAGTATCCCTCTATAATCGATGACTTGCTTTTGTTATAATCATTTTTCATTACATTCACATGTATAACCCAGAAactaaaacagaaacaaagaagctattttttattaaaacttaatttaaattgAAATGCAAAATATCTGATATTTGTATGGGGAATAAATTAAGTCCTTATAGATTATAGGCAAACTATTCTCCATATTGTTCTATGTAGGGTTACAGTGCTGCACACTGTTAGACAGAGATCTTAAACTCAGCTGCACTTTCCTGTTCAGTTTCACTTTCACTAGGGACGAACTAATCAGTCCAATCATCCAGACAAAAACCACTACCAGGATTTTGTCTCCGTAGGGGAAACATGTGATGATTTCACTATGCTTCCTGGCAACAGGTAGGTAAGCTACATTTATAGacgtttcaaagtgacaacataaacgttactgcccttaacttccggtacacattcacaaataagaagagtgcctgtagattatttctgataagcAGAAGAAACCAAGAAGAACAGTTAagactaaaatacactacaagacctTTTCTCGGACTTGTTgaagaaagtctgtgccagtctgcagatttgatcagttagtgtgtttctatctgaaactttcaaaaagtctgcaagtgtatgattttaaaagtcttgtagtgcaTTCCAGCCATTAGGTGTctctccatttttttatttagactaCGATACCAAACTCAACCACTACAtatcaatgtaccatacggtttctttaaatgcgtcaaaactacaggacccattctacaaattgtttatttaggtatacaacaaaattcaacaattcgtttatttaatacaattattatacataaattaaataaaaatagttattttttagacactagccaaacacagactggaagttagctgcgtccaatgaaacggtctatacctTTTGATATGTATGTAACACTACAAAACCTTTCAGTTGTATAAAATGCTTAATACAAGTTATAAACGGTCTGACAAGTGCTTGGAAGAGTGGCAGCAAGTGGTCATTGGATTCCATGCATACTGGAACTCCCTGGATGAATGGAAAACAACAGAGATATCCAGGAACAGGATCAAAATTCTATAACCACAAGTCTTTTTACAGTAGTTACAGATTTCCGTTTGTAGATGTTGGATGCAGTGGGTGAATTTCAGATGGCAGAGTGTTTGGCAGATTCTCTCTGCAGGATGTCCTGGAAAACAGAACTTGATACTTAAAGATGCTGTTGTCCACATCATGCATGAAATGTGGCAGTAAATGTGGGGGCAGCGTTCGCATTCTGTGCTCCATGCTTTTGCAGTAGGTTGAGATCTCGTCGTCACGGTCTTCCAGAGAAGCGAAACTTTCCAGGGTTGTACCAATGGTGCGCAACAACTTTGTTGAGTCCACACTTACGGACTCATTCGCCACCTCCCTGCTGCGCTTCGCCCGGGGCCTCGACTGGGTGAATGTGTATGTCAAAGGCTCCTCTTTGATCGCTGGGGATTCTTCTTCACTGATGGTGGATTCTAATAGGGGAATGTTGGGCTTTGGCTCAGACTCAAAGAAGCTTGACTCTTCGTGGGTGCCGGTTGAAAGCGAAGAGGAATCATCAGTATCCAAAGGTTCCTGATAAGCATAGACGCATTTAAAATGAAGAGGGTTTTACGAAAAGCATTCATAGCAACAGCAGGAGATTTAAACAATCCTCTGAAAACTGGGATACATTTGGTTGGGGTGTGGGAAATGCCTTATTAAAATATGGATCCATCATAGTGTAGTGTAGACAAATTGTGATGATAACGACTTCATTCAAACATACGGTCAATGTATTCACCCATGTCGTTCAACACCTATATGACTTTgttttcagtggaacacaaaagaagatattttaagaaatgtctctgtggttttatgtccatacaatgaaagtcaaaggggtcagtgttgtttggttaccaacattcttcaaaatatcttcttatgacGTCATTTAAGTTTGAAACAACATTAGgctgagtaaataaataaaaaatcattttgggtTTACTATCCCCTTAATGGCACATTAAAGAACATGTAAAAATGAGTCAATTTAGTGTTTCATTAGTGGCTAACattaagttaaaaaataaacaatgtttgttttcaCTCTACCATGACATTTAGGCTGGAAGTGgtgtcttttctttttgtgtgggGCTCCAGAAACTGCAGGCGGCTCAGGATCCATTGCTGTCTGCCAGTCTTCGGTGCACCCACACTTCCCAAGGGAAGTTTCTTGTATCGTGTGTACTGTGTTCGCAGAGATTCCCACCTCTTCCTGAGCTCTTTCTCTGCCAGACAAAGTCGCGTAAGCATTGCGCATAGTTAGCATATGAAATGCGTCTATTTGCGGCGCAGACAAACGTTACGAGTACGACTGCACAGATAACAACACAGCTACCTGAGCCATTGCCAGTCTTATTTTAGTAAACAGTGAAATTGACATGTTTTGTGCACTCGCGAACAAtaacacaaacaagacaagctCGTGCTATTAAAGAACTTACCTGATATGACAAGCTTGCTCTCGATCTCGTGCCAGAGTTGTGCTCTTAGCGTTCGGTTAGCATACACGTTTTCTGTAACGTCGTAGAGAGCTGGCCTCTCCTGAATCATGATGATCATCTGCTCTTCTCTCGCTTCATTCCAGGTCGCCATGTCGTTATAAAAACACGTGGATGTTCAAAGAAGAACCTTGTAGTTTTATTGAGGTTGGTGAACCAGCTTAGTTCACTACCGAATGTCATCGTTTGTATGGTTTCGTCACATCCGTTTTTTCTCGCGCTCTTGTTCGCTGAGCTAAACATCCAATCAGAATGCGCCGCAAAAACTCGTGAACgtgaaactttaaaaaaaaagattcgaaatacttttattaacggggtaaagaaaaaagttataTCAATATTTATGATAGGAATATAGCTATATACAAACTGCATATAAAAAGCACTGAAATGGCACTACAAAGTTGTCATTTTCCGTTTATCAtactgttttgtttatgtgtttccGTTGTGGTCCTGCGTcactatttgtatttttgtcaggtAAGTTATAGGATAACTTTCTGTCAGGTTTGAGCTTTCTCCTCGGAGAGGTTCAAGCCGGGCAGATCCAAACTCCACACAGAACGGTCAATTGTACGAGATGCATGCCATTTCAATGAATTAAATAAGGAAACCATCATATAgttaatgttaaaattaattaaGGATCTGCccactgtttatatatatatatatgctaaaTCTTATAGAGGTCGATTTTcgtgcaatataatatattcgGAGCAAACTAAAATATTGTCCAAATAACACAATCATCACATTGCTTGAAAGATTGCATAAAACTGCACAGAATGTTGTTTTAGgacacatttctgtgtttgTCATTCGTCTTTATGGTCTGTAGGTGGCAGTAAATTGACTGGGATTGAGTGTGTGCAATGTTTCTCCGAACCAGTGGGGGCAACCACTGATTATACAATGATCCGATTCCGCACGGCGCAGCCGAAGAACCAACAGAAGTGAAGGCGCAAAATCTCTCGTGCTAGCGTTGctagctgtaattttacatacATTATGGCCTGGTAAATATcacacttttattcaaataaattgtttacgaATGTTATTGTAATATGTGTAGCTGTTATGTTTTGTCCTGAATGTGAATTGAATTGACGTTTTGGACATCATTGTAAACATACGGTTCCCTATTTCAGTTTGGCACATAGAGAGTAACGTTAGgaatattataataatgtgtCCAAAATCACGTTATATAGAAACCTACTTATTCTGTGATCTTTATTGTAAGTACAATGTAACAAATGACTACTATAGTTTGTCGTCTGATGTAACTGACTCGTATTGTTACCTCaaaaggatacttcaccccaaatttaaaattctgtcatcatttactcgccctcaaattgttccaaacctgtatacatttctttgttctgctaaacacaaaggaagatatttgtaagaatgtcagtaaccaaacagatctcatcccccattgactcccatagtatttattttccctgctGTGGCAGTACATTGGGgatgagaactgtttggttactgacattcttccaaacatattcctttgtgtttagcagaacaaagaaatgtatacaggttttggaCTTTGGAACAAactgagggtgaggaaatgacaaaattttcatttttgggtgaactatcactttaacatccAGTCATGTATTTAAagaatatattgtttattatgagcaaattattacaaataattaGTGTTAGTAAGGTGTATTTCTCTCAGTCAGAATTAAGAACGCtcgattgttttgtaaaattgtaagacttatttgtttttgtgttatttgttttaggTGCGATGTAGTTTCAGTCCGTAAAGTATATGGGTTAAGGCAGAATCTGTTACTTTTgttaactgtatttttattatgagCTTTTTGTGTGTGCAGGAATCAGACCTGGTTGAGTCCGGTGGTTCGGGACACTGAAGTGACACGGGCAGCCCGCAGAAAAAGTTCAAACAAAAAAGTAGCATGTATCCTTACCAAGAAGTTTATAATACAGAAAATACACGAAATTGTTAAACTTCAGAATGCTACAGAAATATACCTAAGCACAGAACCGGCAGAATgaatcaaaaacattatttacaataaaatatagtgGAAATCTGTGTTattgtaatgaaaataatgtcACAGTGCTAAAGATACTTCCTTTTTTAATATGCAAAATATACTTTCTTattagtttaatttaattttaaggtGTATAATGAGGTATTAAAGCAATaaatccattcattcattcatccaatgtttatttcataattgaATAATAAGAGAAGGGTCATTTTGTGGTGTTTCTTAACTGCCTGCTCAGTCCCTCTGGCACAGGATGGCAGTCCTGGGACGAGCACAACCCCAGCCAGACCACTGCTCCACCAGACACCTGGATCACTGCTCAAACAAACATGTGAGTTCAGAGTATATGTTCTAATCTGCATTATAGAGTGTTGATGTGCAGGTGTTTACTCTTGTCTTTGTCATGCACAGTTACCCCCAGAAGTTCCCTGAGGAACCCAGATGTGTCCGCAATCCTTGGGTCAGGAAGCAGAACACCTCGCTTTATGAACACACCCCGTACCAAAGGCAATCTGAGCGTGGTGAGTGTTCAGGCTTCATCGAAAAAATAGAAACCTTTAACCATGTGAGAGGTTTCATAAATTAAACCAATGCTATCACTGATGTCACTGTTTAAACACTAGAACTTGGATGACAGTGATTGGACAAACAGTGTTTACCCTTCACCTCTGTCTGGGATGGAAATCAGCTTCACTGATGATGCCTCCATGAGCGCTCTCATGCTGAAGGAAGATGATCGAGGAGAAGCTGGTGAATAAACATTTCCGCTCATCTCACATTTTTTGATTTTCTTTACGTTTCTTCTAACATCCATGTATTTCTTTCCTGTCAGCCACTCTGAGTTTGTTCCCAGATTTCCAGCAGTCGTATCTGCATCATGCATCCACAGCTGTGTTTGATCTGCTAGAGGAATACGAGGCACTCTGTCAGGATAAGGTACACTCGGCTTGTATATGCCTCATCTCTTACCAGAATCTTTGCTACCTTCATTAAATATGAGACCACCCACTCGGAGAGAAAGAATTTTTGTATCAGTTTGTCCCTAAGATCTTGCAAACTTTGGCACACTACTGTAGGTCGGTACGTTGCAGAAGCTGGTTCTCCGGTCGGCCTCCAGCCAGCAGAAACTCTCCAAGACGGTCAGCATCACCTGGTTACTGCAGCAAGAGATGGTGACATGGAGACTCATAACATCCCTTTACaggtacaacacacacacacacacacatacacatgcaaaaACAATGACCTGATTTATGAACTCTTCACAAAGAAGTTCAACTTCCTTCTTACAAGCTTTTGAAATTTTTTCACACAAGAGACCGAGTCCAAACGGTGCTAGAGGAAGATATCATGATGGACATAACTGTAAGTGTTTTTCTGTGACGGACGTAGATGCcacttggtttgatattttttGATGCATGTCTTAAAGCACGACTTGTAAGAAccttttgttttctgtggaGGCTCCTAGTGAAAGTGAGAAGTCAGTAATGGAGCAGTTCTTCCAGAAGGACAGCATGGTGCGACAGAGCCAGGTACACCGTCATGCATTCACCTATGTATGTGTTTCTCTATAGAAAGGCCACTTCACACCTGTTTTTTGTCTTCTAGCTTGTGGTGGACTGGCTGGAGAGTATAGCTAAAGATGAGATGGGAGATTTCTCCGATAACATCGAGTACTACGCCAAATCTGTGTACTGGTAAGTGATGATGCTGAGTTACTGGAGATCTATAAACAGATGCCAAGTCTAATATAATGCAGGTGAGTCAGTGTTTTAtggaggtgtgtttgtgtgtagggaGAACACGCTCCACACGCTGAAGTTAAGGAGGAATCAGTCCAGCAGTGGCTTCAGCAGGCCTTTAGTCACACAACTGGATCCTGACGCTCCCATCAGACAGAAGAGACCACTGGCGGACCTGGACAGAGAGGATGACACGCGAATGCTGAAAAACCTCTTTAAACTCATACGAGCAGGCATGACCGATGaggttggtgtgtgtgtgatgatgatgagctCAGAGCTCTATGTTTTGATAATCATTCTCAATCCAATCTGGATGAACTCTTTTCTCAGCTTTTTCTATTGTTCTAGAATAAAATGTGCAGAGGCTCTGTTCTTTAGtttgatatattttatgttcATATATTCATAGAAGAAAACATTTTGGGAGTCCTTAAAGTTTGAAAGAAGTCACTGTATTTCTctctcattgtgtgtgtgtttgtaggctCAGAGGTTGTGTAAGCGATGTGGTCAGGCCTGGCGTGCTGCAACTCTAGAAGGCTGGAAACTGTACCACGACCCCAACATCAATCGAGGTCAACACACGCTCATCTGCATACACCAGTTAGATTCATACTGTTATCCGACAGAACTggatttattgcttttaatatcaCTATACCTTCTGTGTTCAGGAGGGGCCGAGTTGCAGCCGGCGGAGGGGAATCCTCATAGGAGTGTGTGGAAGGTGTGCTGTTGGAGATTGGCAGAAGAGGTGAGAACTTGAATTtgacttaaatatataaaaccaaGGCTTCTCAAATCTAGAATGTTGTTTTGGGATTCTGATTAAAATTCTGATTTGTTTTTGCGGTTTTAGGAGCAGTTCAACATATATGAACGAGCCATCTATGCAGCACTTAGTGGAAACCATAAACAGGTACAATCCAACcatttcacttttttctttttattcatttgcatgtgttttgttaaatacGTACGATTTGTCGTGCAGTTATTACCCGTGTGTGAGACGTGGGAGGACACTGTGTGGGCATATTTCCGGGTGATGGTGGACACTTTGGTGGAGCAGGAGATCTGTTCCTCTGGTTTGGGCAGTGAGGAACTGGAAGAGTTACCCAGAGAATTCCTCGAGACCAAGTAAGACTTCAATGTACATCATATGTTAGttaataatgtgtttatttCCCACTAAATGATTGATGTGTTCTGCTGTGTGACATTTTGGTTTAGTTGGACAATGGAGAAAGTTTTTGAAGAGCTTCAAGCAACAGAATCCAAAGTGAGGATGGGAAATTAAACTTTTATCTATAAGTATTGTGGTATGTTGCATTTCTAATCtttttttgcaaatgttttattttgacagaGGGTTGTAGAGGCAACCAAGGAGCACTATCATGTAATTCAAAAGTTTGTTATTCTTGGAGACCTTGATGGTGAGCTTCATTTTGATTGCGcacattttgagtttttttattaaaaaaagttacatttctGATGAATTCGTGTTTAAAGGTCTTCTGGAGGAGTTCAGTGATTGGTTGGCAAGAACTCCAACTTTGCCTGCCCATCTTTTGCGCTTCATGTCACACTTGGTGTTGTTTTATCGCAGTTTGGGAATGCAACTCAAGGTAAATGTACaaacagttttgtttgtttgctgtttaCAGATTGTGTTGCACCAGTTTTGTCTTTGCCATTACACGCACTTGAGCATTCGCTCAAGAAACTTTAAATTATAGTAttattgattgtttttaaatgttttgttcttaggAGGAGGTGTGTGTGGATGTTCTGAAGGCTTACATCTCACTGCTAGTGAAAGAGAAGCAGGCGGATCTCATTGCGTTCTACGTCAGTCACCTGCCCGCTGACCTGGCCGTGTCACAGTACGCTCAGTTCCTGGAGGAAGTCACTGAAACCGAGCAGCGCAAACACTGTCTGGACTTGGCAACACAAGCAGGTGTgactgatttttatttttgataatgATACACGGCATGAAACTAGCATGACGATGTAATGTCATTTATATAGTTTAGTGGTCCAGTCAGAATCAAGTTTTACGGAAATCTTTTCTAGGAAGGGTTGGTCGTGGTTTTCAGATCAAACCCCAGTTTATGAAATAATAGTATACAGTGTGTATTTaatatgtttatgttgttttgttgttcagGTTTGGATGTGGCGGCAATCACTAAGACAGTGG
The nucleotide sequence above comes from Triplophysa rosa linkage group LG24, Trosa_1v2, whole genome shotgun sequence. Encoded proteins:
- the LOC130548000 gene encoding uncharacterized protein LOC130548000 — encoded protein: MATWNEAREEQMIIMIQERPALYDVTENVYANRTLRAQLWHEIESKLVISEKELRKRWESLRTQYTRYKKLPLGSVGAPKTGRQQWILSRLQFLEPHTKRKDTTSSLNVMEPLDTDDSSSLSTGTHEESSFFESEPKPNIPLLESTISEEESPAIKEEPLTYTFTQSRPRAKRSREVANESVSVDSTKLLRTIGTTLESFASLEDRDDEISTYCKSMEHRMRTLPPHLLPHFMHDVDNSIFKYQVLFSRTSCRENLPNTLPSEIHPLHPTSTNGNL
- the nup107 gene encoding nuclear pore complex protein Nup107 — translated: MAWNQTWLSPVVRDTEVTRAARRKSSNKKVAFPLAQDGSPGTSTTPARPLLHQTPGSLLKQTFTPRSSLRNPDVSAILGSGSRTPRFMNTPRTKGNLSVNLDDSDWTNSVYPSPLSGMEISFTDDASMSALMLKEDDRGEAATLSLFPDFQQSYLHHASTAVFDLLEEYEALCQDKVGTLQKLVLRSASSQQKLSKTVSITWLLQQEMVTWRLITSLYRDRVQTVLEEDIMMDITAPSESEKSVMEQFFQKDSMVRQSQLVVDWLESIAKDEMGDFSDNIEYYAKSVYWENTLHTLKLRRNQSSSGFSRPLVTQLDPDAPIRQKRPLADLDREDDTRMLKNLFKLIRAGMTDEAQRLCKRCGQAWRAATLEGWKLYHDPNINRGGAELQPAEGNPHRSVWKVCCWRLAEEEQFNIYERAIYAALSGNHKQLLPVCETWEDTVWAYFRVMVDTLVEQEICSSGLGSEELEELPREFLETNWTMEKVFEELQATESKRVVEATKEHYHVIQKFVILGDLDGLLEEFSDWLARTPTLPAHLLRFMSHLVLFYRSLGMQLKEEVCVDVLKAYISLLVKEKQADLIAFYVSHLPADLAVSQYAQFLEEVTETEQRKHCLDLATQAGLDVAAITKTVVETIRERDTDEFAHHDLTPALDMATTAEDQQKIDVIDWLVFDPAQRAEALKQSNAIMRKFLASKKHDAAKMVFAKVPEDSMREIYRQWEEQGMDVALLAEEENAIREHLCIRAYLEAHEAFNEWFKHMNYPPVKPTAPAQAKFTEKVAHEMKEAEYNMEYENWQGRLGALTEDVKERIYNVLLFVDGGWMVDVREDAEEDSERGHQMTLLRRLCLPMMSFVLLTVLQRTDRHQESLRLADIIASDQHKLYEVFSKEELQKFLQKMRESSLLLLDKGLDPLGYEIQP